A window of the bacterium genome harbors these coding sequences:
- a CDS encoding ABC transporter ATP-binding protein yields MEVTEAPDPRFDGTILAVRDLVTVYPTRLGVVPAVDHVGFELRAGEVLGIVGDSGSGKTTLARSLLGLVAAPGRIESGEILLHGRNLLDFTPEEMRQVRGTEIAMIFQNPIRSFHPGFTIGWQLTEAVTRHQRVSRREATDRAIEALTWVGMPEPAVRMRDHPHQFSGGMLQRVMIAMSLLNEPAVLVADEPTTALDVTIQAQILELVQRLAVDRGLGVILVTHNLGMVASICDRVMVMYAGQIVEEASVEDVFARPAHPYTVGLLDSQPDRATGARLEAMAGGSPTMTALPPGCRFEPRCAYAEAACSQPPDLWALSSGQTARCWVSKRHGGLPAHPDAGPGAAGSGTG; encoded by the coding sequence ATGGAAGTAACGGAGGCCCCGGACCCGAGGTTCGACGGGACGATTCTGGCGGTCCGCGACCTCGTCACGGTCTACCCGACCCGGCTCGGTGTCGTTCCCGCCGTCGACCACGTCGGCTTCGAGCTCCGGGCGGGCGAGGTGCTGGGCATCGTCGGAGACTCGGGTAGCGGAAAGACCACCCTGGCCCGTTCCCTTCTTGGTCTGGTCGCCGCCCCGGGCCGGATTGAAAGCGGGGAGATCTTGCTACACGGCCGGAACCTGCTGGACTTCACCCCCGAGGAGATGAGACAGGTCCGCGGCACCGAGATCGCCATGATCTTCCAGAATCCGATCCGCTCCTTCCATCCCGGCTTCACCATCGGGTGGCAACTGACCGAGGCGGTGACGAGACATCAGCGGGTCTCCCGCCGGGAGGCCACCGACCGGGCCATCGAGGCGCTGACCTGGGTGGGTATGCCGGAACCGGCGGTGCGGATGAGGGACCATCCCCACCAGTTCTCGGGGGGGATGTTGCAGCGGGTGATGATCGCCATGAGCCTGCTGAACGAACCCGCGGTGCTCGTCGCCGACGAGCCCACCACCGCTCTCGACGTGACCATCCAGGCGCAGATCCTGGAGTTGGTCCAGAGGCTGGCCGTGGACCGGGGATTGGGGGTGATCCTGGTGACGCACAACCTCGGGATGGTGGCCAGCATCTGCGACCGGGTGATGGTTATGTACGCCGGCCAGATCGTGGAGGAGGCCTCGGTCGAAGACGTGTTCGCCCGTCCCGCCCATCCTTACACCGTCGGCTTGCTCGACTCCCAACCGGACCGGGCGACAGGCGCCAGACTGGAGGCCATGGCAGGCGGGTCGCCGACGATGACCGCCCTGCCCCCGGGGTGCAGGTTCGAGCCGCGCTGCGCCTATGCGGAGGCGGCGTGTTCCCAACCACCCGATCTCTGGGCCCTGAGCAGCGGCCAGACCGCCCGATGCTGGGTCAGCAAGCGACACGGCGGGCTACCTGCTCACCCGGACGCCGGGCCCGGCGCCGCCGGATCCGGAACCGGTTAG
- a CDS encoding ABC transporter ATP-binding protein: MALLRLEGVSVHFRLRRRGRAGGIVRAVDGVDLTINEGEVLGIVGESGCGKTTLGRVIVGLQRPTSGDVVVRGEKRSLRQRPGANARADGFQMVYQDAAGSLNPWKRIGWTIAEPLRNEGMRKPEMRERVLELLDQVGLPDSMIDQYPGQLSGGQQQRAAIARALAGRPRLIVLDEAVSSLDMSTQAQVLNLLKDLAERHAVNYVFISHDIAAVDFMSDRVAVMYLGKIVELEDAHDRKNPLVHPYSITLRSAVPVPDPVVERRRNRIVLTGPVASATELPSGCRFHTRCPIAQPLCSDAEPELVSASPTSRVACHFAGEFDGRYAATGAGTHGASA, encoded by the coding sequence ATGGCCCTACTAAGGCTCGAAGGCGTCTCGGTTCACTTCCGGCTTCGCAGGCGCGGACGGGCGGGCGGGATCGTGCGCGCCGTCGACGGCGTGGACCTGACCATTAACGAGGGCGAGGTGCTCGGCATCGTCGGCGAGTCGGGCTGCGGGAAGACCACCCTGGGCCGGGTGATCGTCGGGTTGCAGCGACCCACTTCGGGTGACGTGGTGGTGCGGGGTGAGAAGCGGTCGCTCCGCCAGCGTCCGGGCGCCAACGCTCGAGCCGACGGCTTCCAGATGGTGTACCAGGACGCGGCCGGATCCCTCAACCCCTGGAAGCGGATCGGCTGGACCATCGCCGAGCCGCTCAGGAACGAGGGCATGAGGAAACCCGAGATGCGCGAGCGGGTTCTGGAACTGCTCGATCAGGTGGGCCTCCCCGATTCGATGATCGACCAGTACCCGGGTCAACTCTCCGGAGGGCAGCAGCAGCGGGCGGCCATAGCCAGGGCCCTGGCCGGGCGGCCCCGGCTGATCGTGCTCGACGAGGCGGTCAGTTCCCTGGACATGTCGACCCAGGCACAGGTCCTGAACCTGCTCAAGGACCTGGCGGAACGCCACGCGGTGAACTACGTGTTCATCTCTCACGACATCGCCGCGGTCGACTTCATGAGCGACCGGGTAGCGGTCATGTATCTGGGCAAGATCGTCGAGCTCGAAGACGCTCACGACCGCAAGAACCCGCTCGTCCATCCGTACTCCATCACGCTGCGGTCGGCGGTGCCGGTGCCGGATCCGGTCGTGGAGCGCCGCCGCAACCGCATCGTGCTGACCGGGCCGGTGGCCAGCGCTACCGAACTTCCTTCCGGGTGTCGCTTCCACACCCGTTGCCCGATCGCCCAACCGCTCTGTTCCGACGCCGAGCCGGAGTTGGTAAGCGCATCGCCAACCAGCCGGGTTGCCTGCCACTTCGCCGGGGAGTTCGACGGCCGTTACGCCGCGACCGGCGCCGGGACTCACGGGGCTTCGGCGTGA
- a CDS encoding ABC transporter permease → MILFTVRRFAEAVAVLFVLTFLIYVIGTIVPGDIAQQMAGIEGATPERMAEMRARLGLDRPLMVRYGEWLGNAVRGDFGHSLFTERNIAADVRQQFPVSLEVAFLSVLLAVIIGIPLGVYAAVNTGTIVDRVLRGISLVFFSVPTFVSGVLFVWLGSIVLRSFYTSFYVPFTEDPIANLRSIMLPCLAIALPTSASIIQMTRTTMIASLQEPFVDTARVKGARESRVRYIHALRASLGPVVTLIGLLFGALVGGLIIVEQIFNLPGLGRGVLLGIAERDFPYVIAATLVIASVYIVVNFIVDLLYPILDPRQREQT, encoded by the coding sequence GTGATCCTCTTCACCGTCCGCAGGTTCGCCGAGGCGGTCGCCGTGCTGTTCGTGCTGACCTTCCTGATCTACGTGATCGGGACCATCGTCCCGGGTGACATCGCCCAGCAGATGGCGGGCATCGAGGGCGCCACGCCCGAGCGGATGGCCGAGATGCGGGCCCGTCTCGGGCTGGACCGCCCGCTGATGGTGAGGTACGGGGAGTGGTTGGGCAATGCGGTGAGGGGCGACTTCGGCCATTCGTTGTTCACGGAACGCAATATCGCCGCCGATGTCCGGCAGCAGTTCCCGGTGTCCCTGGAGGTGGCCTTCCTCAGCGTTCTGCTGGCGGTGATCATCGGCATCCCGCTCGGCGTGTACGCCGCCGTGAACACCGGCACGATCGTGGACAGGGTCCTGAGAGGCATCTCCCTGGTGTTCTTCTCGGTGCCGACCTTCGTATCGGGAGTCCTGTTCGTATGGCTGGGATCGATCGTCCTCAGGTCCTTCTACACGTCGTTCTACGTGCCGTTCACCGAGGATCCGATCGCCAACCTGCGGTCGATCATGTTGCCGTGCCTTGCTATCGCCCTTCCCACGTCCGCCTCGATCATCCAGATGACCCGCACCACGATGATCGCCAGCCTGCAGGAACCGTTCGTCGATACGGCCCGTGTCAAGGGCGCCAGGGAGAGCAGGGTCCGGTATATCCACGCGCTGCGCGCCTCGCTGGGACCCGTCGTCACGCTGATCGGCCTGCTGTTCGGCGCTCTCGTCGGTGGTCTGATCATCGTGGAGCAGATCTTCAACCTGCCCGGGCTGGGCCGCGGGGTATTGCTCGGCATCGCGGAACGTGACTTCCCGTACGTGATAGCGGCCACGCTGGTCATCGCCAGCGTCTACATAGTGGTGAACTTCATCGTGGACCTCCTCTACCCCATCCTCGACCCGAGACAGCGGGAACAGACATGA
- a CDS encoding ABC transporter permease: MTTPHPLPDALSTVERRGAGETPGIRNARFWHQLRAVARHPSGRFGLLLIAPVLILAIAGPLVIHWDPIQINPADSLQGPSARHWFGTDQLGRDLAARVVSAIPVVIWVPLGAVILAVTTGSAIGILAGYRRGWLERVLMAGTDVLLAMPGLLTAILIVGVFGGGSRNMILAIGVIYLPRFTRIARGSTLEVRGLPYVDAARLSGTKPLALVTRHILPGISSPLFVMCVLSLSTGLLVQTALSFLGFGFEPPTADLGRMLANSVDFLTLAPWMAISPALVITLLILAFNNLGDAVRDVMDPEVARSAGAV, translated from the coding sequence ATGACCACACCGCACCCACTGCCGGACGCTCTCTCGACGGTGGAGAGGCGGGGAGCCGGGGAGACCCCCGGGATCCGCAACGCTCGTTTCTGGCACCAACTCCGCGCCGTGGCCAGGCATCCCTCCGGAAGGTTCGGCCTTCTGCTGATCGCGCCCGTGCTGATCCTCGCCATCGCCGGACCGCTGGTGATCCACTGGGATCCCATCCAGATCAACCCGGCAGACTCCCTCCAGGGACCGTCCGCCCGGCACTGGTTCGGGACCGACCAACTCGGCCGGGACCTCGCCGCCCGGGTGGTGAGCGCCATCCCGGTGGTCATCTGGGTCCCACTCGGCGCGGTCATCCTGGCCGTGACCACCGGGAGCGCCATCGGCATCCTGGCCGGATACCGCCGGGGATGGCTGGAGAGGGTGCTGATGGCGGGAACCGACGTGCTGCTGGCGATGCCGGGCCTGCTTACCGCCATCCTCATCGTCGGCGTGTTCGGAGGCGGCTCCCGCAACATGATCCTGGCCATCGGAGTCATTTACCTCCCCCGCTTCACCCGCATCGCCCGCGGTTCCACCCTGGAGGTCCGCGGCCTCCCCTACGTCGATGCCGCCCGCCTGTCGGGCACCAAGCCGCTGGCCCTCGTCACCCGACACATCCTGCCGGGCATCAGCTCTCCCCTGTTCGTGATGTGCGTGCTCAGCCTGTCCACCGGGTTGCTGGTGCAGACCGCCCTGAGCTTCCTCGGTTTCGGCTTCGAGCCTCCCACCGCCGATCTCGGGAGGATGCTCGCCAACTCGGTCGACTTCCTGACCCTCGCCCCGTGGATGGCCATATCCCCCGCTCTGGTGATCACCCTGCTCATCCTGGCCTTCAACAACTTGGGCGACGCGGTCCGCGACGTGATGGACCCCGAGGTCGCCCGCTCCGCAGGCGCGGTCTGA
- a CDS encoding thiamine pyrophosphate-binding protein, with product MYNPLTDRGGLTGDPTQITGAASLVRALELEGIDTVFGLVGHGNLAFVDALADSDTIDYVTVFHEQVAAHAADAYFRAGGRISVVTTTVGPGFTNLMTGLGDAMLDSSAMVVIAGGMPSAYVGKEPLQELSYSIDNAQIDIARPLTKRIIQATGAAELANQFHRAVGYALAGCPGPVVLQVPLDFFSEWVEPSVARLRPSRPGRSGPDPTEMERAADLIARAERPLVFAGGGAIISHASAAVTRLADEFGLPVATTMSGQGAIAENHPLSIGYTGVVGTRPGNNAARRADLLVAVGTRFPEMDCNNWRPEYFTPIPPAKLIHIDIDPNQIGKIYPTDVGLVGDARRSLEELAAALGDRMNGADPWHGWREELAGEKQTWADDLHEVRTTPSFPYEPAYLGTLLRELLPPDTILVTGVGIRHAIGQHYPFLNEGTQIVASGFGTMGQEVAAPIGVRRARPDVPVVAVVGDGAVMACLAALPTAVTAGIDAVWLIADNTGYASIALYQNKHYGRDAGTYFKDHEGVSYDLDYVAFARSFGARAERVTDPDDFPGLLSRALEERGTWVLELPVTPYPRIIGSGHWDVNDILAAGTEKGRTG from the coding sequence GTGTACAATCCGCTCACCGACAGGGGTGGACTTACGGGCGATCCGACTCAGATAACCGGCGCAGCATCGCTCGTGCGTGCCCTGGAACTTGAGGGGATCGACACGGTCTTCGGGTTGGTCGGTCACGGCAACCTCGCATTCGTGGACGCCCTGGCGGACAGCGACACGATCGACTACGTCACCGTGTTCCACGAGCAGGTGGCCGCCCACGCCGCCGACGCCTACTTCCGGGCGGGTGGACGGATCTCGGTCGTGACGACCACGGTGGGACCGGGATTCACCAACCTGATGACCGGACTCGGGGACGCCATGCTCGACTCGTCGGCCATGGTGGTGATAGCCGGGGGGATGCCGAGCGCCTACGTGGGGAAGGAGCCCCTCCAGGAACTCTCCTACTCGATCGACAACGCCCAGATCGACATCGCCCGCCCTCTCACGAAACGGATCATCCAGGCAACCGGCGCCGCCGAGCTCGCCAACCAGTTCCACCGGGCGGTGGGCTACGCGCTGGCGGGGTGTCCGGGCCCGGTCGTCCTGCAGGTCCCGCTCGACTTCTTCTCGGAATGGGTGGAGCCTTCGGTTGCCAGGCTCCGACCCTCACGGCCCGGCCGCAGCGGCCCCGATCCCACCGAGATGGAACGGGCGGCCGATCTGATCGCACGAGCCGAACGCCCGCTCGTCTTCGCCGGCGGCGGCGCCATCATCTCGCATGCCTCCGCGGCGGTGACGCGCCTCGCCGATGAGTTCGGGCTGCCGGTCGCCACAACCATGAGCGGGCAGGGGGCCATTGCCGAGAACCACCCGCTCTCGATCGGCTACACGGGCGTCGTGGGGACCAGGCCGGGCAACAATGCGGCGAGAAGGGCCGACCTGCTGGTGGCGGTCGGTACCCGGTTCCCGGAGATGGATTGCAACAACTGGAGGCCGGAGTACTTCACTCCCATCCCGCCCGCCAAGTTGATCCATATCGACATAGACCCCAACCAGATCGGCAAGATCTACCCCACTGACGTCGGCCTGGTCGGTGACGCCCGCCGCTCTCTCGAGGAACTGGCCGCCGCGCTGGGAGACCGCATGAACGGAGCAGACCCGTGGCATGGCTGGCGCGAGGAGTTGGCCGGCGAGAAGCAGACCTGGGCGGACGACCTCCATGAGGTCCGCACCACCCCCAGCTTCCCGTACGAGCCGGCCTACCTGGGAACCCTGCTGCGCGAGCTGCTGCCACCCGACACGATCCTGGTCACGGGGGTAGGAATCCGCCATGCCATTGGGCAGCACTACCCGTTCTTGAATGAGGGCACCCAGATCGTGGCCAGCGGGTTCGGGACCATGGGCCAGGAAGTAGCCGCTCCGATAGGAGTACGGAGGGCCCGCCCGGACGTGCCGGTGGTAGCCGTGGTGGGCGACGGGGCGGTGATGGCATGCCTCGCGGCGCTCCCCACCGCGGTGACGGCGGGCATCGACGCGGTCTGGCTGATAGCCGACAACACGGGTTACGCGTCGATCGCCCTTTACCAGAACAAGCACTACGGTCGCGACGCCGGCACCTATTTCAAGGACCACGAAGGGGTTTCCTACGATCTGGACTACGTAGCCTTCGCCCGCTCCTTCGGCGCCCGGGCGGAGCGGGTAACCGATCCGGACGACTTCCCCGGGCTTCTGTCCAGGGCCTTGGAGGAACGCGGCACCTGGGTACTCGAACTGCCGGTGACACCCTATCCCCGCATCATCGGATCAGGTCATTGGGATGTGAACGACATACTGGCGGCGGGTACCGAGAAGGGTCGGACCGGCTGA
- a CDS encoding thiamine pyrophosphate-binding protein, with product MAVPNGGDAAIAALIEGGVTTVFGIPASYTVEIYDAIGRQGCIRSIVARNEQAAAFMADGYARRSGEPGVVVVTGGPGLGNTVTGLQTAYADSSPVVVIASDHNPSHRCGRPLGLPHEALDQAALAEATGAKVVRADTGASIFAAVEETLAACRSGRPRPGVVLISRAALEAPETPRPAMREKPRLDYPTANGDEVDRVAGLLAAATDPVVLAGAGVLRGRAEPQLARLLHSTGLPVVTTVAGRSSADRDSGWVGVMDNAATRVIVERADLVLALGTSFGWASTADWTLRIGGSLVHVDIDPASLGQHYEPDLAIEADVGPFLASLGEAVARRRTRAGRLRTEIDPVTASHPWTDPIDRVLPSRGVTICGDVTMASRWIPGGVALGPERRLMTPWNFQTLGWAYGAALGVQAAAPDETVLAVMGDGGALFTLGELATAVEHELPVCLVVYNNRSYGIIAEVQDMYCEGRRFGVDLEQPDFTAAARAFGMSASRADTPDELAAALSKHVGTGEPSLIEARLGIADLGIDPVDGRD from the coding sequence ATGGCGGTCCCGAACGGGGGTGACGCGGCGATCGCGGCCCTGATCGAGGGCGGCGTCACCACCGTCTTCGGTATCCCGGCCAGCTACACCGTGGAGATCTACGACGCCATCGGCCGCCAGGGATGCATTAGGTCGATAGTGGCTCGCAACGAGCAGGCCGCCGCCTTCATGGCCGACGGCTACGCACGCCGCTCGGGCGAACCCGGGGTGGTGGTGGTCACCGGGGGTCCCGGACTCGGGAACACGGTCACCGGCCTGCAGACCGCGTACGCGGATTCGTCGCCTGTGGTGGTCATCGCCAGCGATCACAATCCGTCCCACCGCTGTGGCCGGCCCCTCGGACTCCCGCACGAAGCACTTGACCAGGCCGCGCTGGCGGAAGCCACCGGAGCGAAGGTGGTGCGGGCAGACACCGGCGCATCCATCTTCGCGGCCGTGGAGGAGACCCTGGCAGCGTGTCGTTCGGGGCGTCCCCGACCCGGGGTGGTGCTGATCAGTCGCGCCGCCCTGGAAGCACCGGAGACTCCACGCCCCGCTATGCGAGAGAAGCCCCGGCTGGATTACCCGACGGCTAACGGCGACGAGGTGGATCGGGTAGCCGGGCTTCTCGCTGCGGCTACCGACCCGGTAGTTCTGGCCGGCGCCGGGGTGTTACGGGGACGGGCAGAGCCTCAGCTGGCGCGCCTCCTTCACAGCACAGGTTTGCCGGTGGTTACGACGGTCGCCGGCCGCTCGTCGGCCGATCGGGACAGCGGCTGGGTCGGAGTCATGGACAATGCCGCCACCCGGGTCATCGTGGAACGGGCTGACCTGGTGCTGGCTCTCGGCACGAGCTTCGGATGGGCCTCCACCGCAGATTGGACGCTCCGCATCGGTGGCTCGCTCGTCCACGTCGACATCGATCCCGCCAGCCTCGGACAGCATTACGAGCCGGATCTGGCTATCGAAGCCGACGTCGGTCCCTTCCTCGCCTCGCTCGGAGAGGCGGTGGCCCGGCGCCGGACCCGCGCCGGCCGCCTCCGGACGGAGATCGACCCGGTGACCGCCTCCCATCCCTGGACCGATCCGATCGACAGGGTGCTGCCGTCCCGTGGCGTGACGATCTGCGGTGACGTGACGATGGCTTCGCGGTGGATCCCCGGTGGAGTGGCTCTGGGACCTGAGCGCCGGCTCATGACCCCTTGGAACTTCCAGACCCTCGGATGGGCATACGGAGCCGCCCTGGGCGTGCAGGCCGCCGCACCGGACGAGACCGTGCTGGCGGTGATGGGAGACGGCGGAGCTCTGTTCACGCTCGGGGAATTGGCTACTGCCGTGGAGCATGAGCTCCCCGTGTGCCTGGTGGTGTACAACAACCGCTCCTACGGGATCATCGCCGAGGTCCAGGACATGTACTGCGAGGGGCGCCGGTTCGGCGTCGACCTGGAACAACCCGACTTCACGGCCGCGGCGCGGGCATTCGGCATGAGTGCGTCGCGCGCCGACACCCCTGATGAGTTGGCGGCTGCTCTCAGCAAACATGTAGGAACCGGCGAGCCAAGCCTCATCGAAGCGCGACTCGGCATCGCCGACCTGGGCATCGATCCGGTCGACGGCCGGGACTAG
- a CDS encoding aspartate aminotransferase family protein → MNHTGNPSGTPELPRLVTEVPGPRSRAIFQQDQSLLAAGNSAGSLWSELAVVEGRGAMIRDADGNWLLDACAGTVVMNLGHGHPAVATALGEQARLLTHFYDFATEVRVRFAELLRSTLPERFDAFHLANSGSEAVEAALRTVRSATGRHEVIAFHNGYHGRTLGALSLTSGAGREGLGPFLPGVVHAVAPDPMETPHRSEAQRVEACARHLDRVAGQVLAGPPAAVIIEPMQGAGGMIPVPAAFLESVRAFCDRTGALLMFDEILTGGGRTGRLWAYQHSGVVPDLLLLGKGIGGGFPLGIVAGPRHVMDAGPGAQPTHNSSTFGGNPLACASGLAALTALLEEGLVDNASRVGEHLVNALGERLAQRRNVADVRGLGLAIGVEMVRDRATRTPVSGDFIREVLRGLLRRGVVISSTGHVMRITPPLCLTIPQAEYITHAVGSTLAELERD, encoded by the coding sequence ATGAACCACACAGGCAACCCATCCGGTACCCCGGAGCTACCCAGGCTCGTCACCGAAGTACCCGGCCCCAGATCCAGGGCGATCTTCCAGCAGGATCAAAGCCTGCTTGCAGCCGGCAACTCCGCCGGTTCGCTCTGGTCGGAACTGGCAGTGGTGGAAGGACGCGGCGCCATGATCCGGGACGCCGACGGAAACTGGCTCCTCGATGCGTGCGCCGGCACCGTGGTGATGAACCTGGGCCACGGGCACCCGGCGGTGGCGACCGCTCTCGGGGAACAGGCCCGGCTGCTGACCCACTTCTACGACTTCGCCACCGAGGTCCGGGTGCGTTTCGCAGAACTCCTCAGGAGCACCCTGCCCGAAAGGTTCGATGCCTTCCACCTCGCCAACTCCGGGAGCGAGGCCGTGGAGGCGGCCCTCCGGACCGTCCGCTCGGCCACGGGACGCCACGAGGTGATCGCCTTTCACAACGGCTACCACGGACGGACGCTGGGGGCGCTCTCTCTCACCTCGGGCGCGGGACGAGAGGGCCTCGGACCGTTCCTGCCGGGCGTGGTGCATGCGGTGGCCCCCGATCCGATGGAAACGCCGCACCGGAGCGAAGCCCAACGGGTCGAGGCATGCGCCCGGCACCTCGACCGGGTGGCGGGGCAGGTACTGGCCGGCCCACCCGCCGCGGTCATCATCGAGCCCATGCAGGGAGCCGGGGGCATGATTCCCGTCCCCGCCGCCTTCCTCGAGTCCGTCAGGGCTTTCTGCGACCGGACCGGGGCCCTGCTCATGTTCGACGAGATACTGACCGGAGGCGGCCGCACCGGCCGGCTCTGGGCCTACCAGCACTCCGGCGTGGTGCCCGATCTCCTCCTGCTCGGCAAGGGCATCGGCGGAGGCTTCCCCCTTGGGATCGTGGCCGGTCCCCGGCACGTCATGGACGCCGGTCCTGGTGCGCAACCCACCCACAACAGCAGCACCTTCGGCGGCAACCCGCTCGCCTGCGCATCGGGTCTCGCTGCGCTGACCGCTTTGCTCGAAGAGGGCCTGGTGGACAACGCCTCCCGCGTGGGCGAACACCTCGTCAACGCGCTCGGAGAGCGCCTGGCACAGCGTCGCAACGTGGCGGACGTCCGGGGACTGGGCCTGGCCATCGGTGTCGAGATGGTCCGCGATCGGGCTACCCGCACCCCCGTATCCGGTGACTTCATCCGCGAGGTGCTGCGGGGTCTCCTGCGCAGGGGCGTCGTGATATCCAGCACCGGCCACGTGATGAGGATCACCCCTCCCCTATGCCTGACGATCCCCCAGGCCGAGTACATAACACATGCCGTCGGGAGCACGCTCGCCGAGCTCGAGCGGGATTGA
- a CDS encoding glucose 1-dehydrogenase: protein MRLEGKAVFVSGAARGMGATEAVLFAGEGATVVVGDIETEAGERVAASISSKGGTASFVALDVTREESWQRAVEETVDRFGKLDVLVNNAGTGYRSSFADTPLEEWNRVNDVNLTGTFLGIRAVLPVMKGQRSGSIINVSSVMGMLGAIYPDLSEAQAPAYAASKAAVRLLTRTAAAQYARYGIRVNTVVPGFTMTEMGRSSWDDPERRSLFLPHIPMQRWAEPEEIARAVLFLASDDSSYVTGSDLVVDGGYSAV, encoded by the coding sequence GTGAGGCTCGAAGGCAAGGCGGTGTTCGTGTCCGGAGCTGCCCGGGGCATGGGCGCTACCGAAGCAGTCCTGTTCGCCGGGGAAGGGGCCACAGTCGTGGTCGGTGACATCGAAACCGAGGCGGGGGAGCGAGTAGCGGCCTCCATCTCGTCAAAGGGGGGAACGGCGTCTTTCGTCGCTCTCGACGTGACCCGGGAGGAGAGTTGGCAGCGGGCTGTGGAGGAGACGGTCGATCGCTTCGGGAAACTGGACGTGCTGGTCAACAACGCCGGGACCGGCTACCGGTCCTCCTTCGCGGACACCCCCCTCGAGGAATGGAACCGGGTCAACGATGTCAACCTGACCGGGACCTTCCTCGGAATCCGCGCCGTCCTGCCGGTGATGAAGGGCCAGCGATCCGGGTCGATTATCAACGTGTCGTCGGTTATGGGCATGCTCGGAGCCATCTACCCGGACCTGTCCGAGGCCCAGGCCCCTGCCTATGCGGCCTCGAAGGCAGCGGTCCGCCTCCTCACCAGGACCGCCGCCGCCCAGTACGCCAGGTACGGGATCCGGGTCAATACGGTGGTGCCGGGATTCACGATGACCGAGATGGGTCGCTCGTCCTGGGATGACCCGGAGCGGCGCTCCCTGTTCCTTCCCCACATACCGATGCAGCGCTGGGCGGAACCCGAGGAGATCGCCAGGGCTGTCCTGTTCCTGGCGTCGGATGACAGCTCCTACGTCACCGGCTCCGACCTGGTGGTCGACGGGGGGTACTCGGCGGTCTGA